From a region of the Synechococcus sp. PCC 7502 genome:
- a CDS encoding sirohydrochlorin chelatase, protein MPRISYFLVTHGSRNPSAAEFLHNLINLAKAKSENLVGGGLLEGHELTLSQQLVNFANSAKSQVCDQILVIPIFLLAGVHVCEDLPKEVKIAQETYGSQLEIKIANHFGTYPIIPSLLKSKFPKKSTARILLAHGSRRPETRQYLEKLAQALESIPAYWSIAPSLQTQIEALVSQGHSNITVLPYFLSSGGIMEAIATITSNYEIPIQLLELPFAPQAIVEIVINHIEFYENHQVQPRRIAR, encoded by the coding sequence GTGCCTAGAATTTCCTATTTTCTAGTTACCCACGGGAGTCGTAATCCCTCGGCGGCTGAGTTTTTGCATAATTTAATTAATCTAGCAAAGGCAAAATCTGAAAATTTAGTAGGAGGTGGACTGCTAGAAGGGCATGAATTAACTCTAAGTCAGCAATTAGTTAACTTTGCCAATTCTGCTAAATCACAGGTTTGCGATCAGATTTTAGTTATCCCCATATTTTTATTGGCAGGAGTCCATGTTTGTGAAGATTTACCCAAGGAGGTGAAAATTGCCCAAGAAACCTATGGATCACAGTTAGAAATTAAAATTGCTAATCACTTTGGCACCTATCCGATTATTCCGTCTTTACTAAAATCTAAATTCCCTAAAAAATCCACAGCTAGAATCCTGCTGGCACATGGTAGTCGCCGTCCAGAAACTAGACAATATTTGGAAAAATTAGCCCAAGCATTAGAATCAATTCCTGCCTATTGGTCGATCGCTCCTAGTCTCCAAACGCAAATAGAAGCTTTAGTTAGTCAAGGACATTCAAATATTACCGTTCTACCCTATTTCCTATCATCTGGCGGCATTATGGAGGCAATTGCTACTATAACTTCCAATTATGAAATTCCAATTCAACTCCTAGAACTACCCTTTGCTCCACAGGCGATCGTTGAAATAGTAATTAATCACATTGAATTTTATGAAAACCATCAAGTTCAACCGAGGAGAATAGCTAGATAA
- the hisB gene encoding imidazoleglycerol-phosphate dehydratase HisB, with protein MSAARTATVHRQTGETNVKVSLDLDGKGKGAIATGIPFLDHMLQQICTHGLIDLNIQAQGDLHIDDHHTNEDVGITLGQALAKSLGDRKGIIRFGHFTAPLDEALVQISLDFSGRPYLVYGLDIPTQRVGTYDTQLVREFFQAVVNHAHITLHIRQLDGINSHHIIEATFKAFARSLRMAVEPDPRQIDVIPSSKGVL; from the coding sequence ATGTCAGCAGCACGCACCGCCACAGTTCACCGCCAAACAGGAGAAACTAATGTTAAGGTCTCCTTGGATTTAGATGGTAAAGGCAAAGGGGCGATCGCTACAGGGATTCCGTTTTTAGATCACATGTTGCAGCAAATCTGTACCCACGGATTAATTGATCTAAATATTCAGGCGCAGGGGGATTTACACATAGATGATCACCACACGAACGAAGATGTTGGTATTACCCTAGGACAGGCTTTAGCAAAATCCCTGGGCGATCGCAAAGGCATTATTAGATTTGGACATTTTACTGCCCCATTAGATGAAGCTTTGGTACAAATAAGCTTAGATTTTTCGGGTCGCCCTTACCTAGTCTATGGCTTAGATATTCCGACCCAGCGAGTTGGTACCTATGATACTCAGTTGGTACGGGAGTTTTTTCAAGCAGTTGTTAATCATGCCCACATTACTCTGCATATTCGCCAGTTAGATGGTATTAATTCTCACCATATTATTGAAGCTACATTTAAAGCTTTTGCCCGATCGCTGCGCATGGCAGTAGAACCAGACCCTCGACAGATCGATGTAATTCCTAGTTCTAAAGGGGTCTTATAG
- the prmA gene encoding 50S ribosomal protein L11 methyltransferase, producing METKEIVSNSWWEIQVLGNPVLEEQIFWRLQRFGCQGTATQVTETNSLTKAYLPSAKASFLDLAALSLWLKQDAIAADSEPPRVKWHLINEEDWSSSWKQHWAPQEIGDQLIIIPAWLEAPADNTRLVVRLDPGSAFGTGNHPTTQLSLEALEMRLYDAHNQNLTFADIGCGSGILAIAAVLLGATKSYAIDTDIMAVKATNENRELNHIPAEKIWVGEGSLDYLLENIPEPVDGFACNIIADVILGLIPSFQHLIKPNGWGILSGILLSQVHPIVDALESHGWVVGTLWKLKDWTCLTIRRS from the coding sequence ATGGAGACCAAGGAAATTGTGAGTAATAGCTGGTGGGAAATCCAAGTCTTGGGGAATCCAGTCCTAGAAGAACAGATATTTTGGCGATTACAGAGATTTGGCTGCCAAGGTACCGCTACCCAAGTTACGGAAACAAATTCTTTAACTAAAGCGTACCTCCCATCTGCTAAGGCTTCTTTTCTTGATCTTGCGGCTCTATCCCTATGGCTAAAACAAGATGCGATCGCTGCGGATTCAGAACCTCCCAGGGTTAAATGGCACCTCATCAATGAAGAAGACTGGTCAAGCAGTTGGAAACAGCACTGGGCACCCCAAGAAATTGGCGATCAATTAATTATTATTCCCGCTTGGTTAGAAGCACCTGCTGACAATACTCGCTTAGTTGTCCGTCTCGATCCGGGATCAGCCTTTGGTACAGGTAATCATCCCACCACTCAACTATCCCTTGAAGCTCTCGAAATGCGCCTATATGATGCTCACAATCAAAACCTTACCTTTGCCGATATTGGCTGTGGCTCTGGAATTTTAGCGATCGCCGCAGTTTTACTGGGTGCAACTAAGTCCTATGCCATTGACACTGATATTATGGCAGTCAAAGCCACCAATGAAAATCGTGAACTTAATCACATTCCTGCTGAGAAAATTTGGGTAGGAGAAGGCAGCCTAGATTATTTACTAGAGAACATACCAGAACCTGTGGATGGCTTTGCCTGTAATATCATTGCCGATGTGATTTTGGGCTTGATTCCCAGTTTTCAGCATTTAATTAAACCTAATGGCTGGGGAATTTTAAGTGGAATTTTATTGTCTCAAGTTCATCCCATTGTTGATGCCCTAGAAAGTCATGGTTGGGTAGTTGGGACTCTGTGGAAACTTAAAGACTGGACTTGTTTAACCATTAGACGTAGTTAA
- a CDS encoding DUF4079 domain-containing protein, whose product MELTDFLRIIHPSVAVTVVFPILGMVLNMAWQTRQRRLKSQDGSKSKIPPSVGMEHVKLGKVLSGAVVGISLLGMTHPTVKYILKNDLVTKDFTQVLILALLFVATIASLVFLYIARERLWLGIFATLTGLGVVLIGFQDNIFKREGFGAIFRRDNEWMVSHFYYGISVTMLMIFSLAIIQDIYQDRQNRWRTLHIVLNSIAVLFFIAQGFSGARDLLEIPLSWQEPFIYSCDFDKKVCKASLDSPYLVGNQIGQSPNKINKI is encoded by the coding sequence ATGGAACTAACAGATTTTTTAAGGATAATTCATCCCTCGGTGGCCGTTACCGTAGTATTTCCGATTCTGGGCATGGTGCTAAATATGGCATGGCAAACTCGACAACGCCGACTGAAATCCCAAGATGGTAGTAAGTCTAAAATCCCGCCATCAGTGGGTATGGAGCATGTCAAACTGGGTAAAGTACTATCTGGGGCAGTGGTTGGTATCAGTTTATTGGGAATGACGCATCCAACCGTAAAGTACATTCTGAAAAATGATTTAGTCACTAAAGACTTTACCCAAGTCCTAATTTTGGCTCTGCTATTTGTAGCAACGATCGCTTCATTAGTATTTTTATACATAGCTCGTGAGCGTCTATGGTTGGGAATATTTGCAACTTTAACAGGGCTGGGCGTGGTTCTCATTGGATTTCAGGACAATATTTTTAAACGGGAAGGCTTTGGTGCTATCTTTCGGCGGGATAACGAATGGATGGTTTCGCATTTTTACTATGGTATTTCTGTAACCATGCTAATGATCTTTTCCTTGGCAATTATTCAAGATATATACCAAGATCGGCAAAATCGTTGGCGTACCTTACATATAGTTCTAAATTCTATTGCTGTGTTATTTTTCATTGCTCAGGGATTTAGTGGTGCGAGGGATTTACTGGAAATTCCCCTTAGTTGGCAAGAACCCTTTATATATAGTTGTGATTTTGACAAAAAGGTATGTAAAGCCAGCTTAGATAGTCCTTATCTAGTTGGTAATCAAATTGGACAAAGTCCTAATAAGATCAACAAGATATAA
- a CDS encoding helix-turn-helix domain-containing protein encodes MAGVYKLEIKESEEELKHMLRVQKTASDKERIQMLYLLKTKQASTIQTASTILGRHRVTLQDWLGNYRKGGIVGLNLEQGENRVFHNGRRKH; translated from the coding sequence ATGGCAGGAGTATACAAATTAGAGATCAAAGAAAGTGAAGAAGAGCTAAAACATATGCTGAGAGTGCAAAAGACCGCATCAGATAAAGAAAGAATTCAGATGCTGTATCTGTTAAAAACAAAACAAGCAAGCACAATCCAGACAGCATCGACAATACTGGGACGGCATCGAGTTACATTGCAAGATTGGTTAGGGAATTATCGCAAAGGGGGAATAGTAGGACTAAACCTAGAACAGGGCGAAAACAGAGTATTCCACAATGGGCGCAGAAAGCATTGA
- a CDS encoding IS630 family transposase: MIAWFGINIIGLNGKVRFFCQDETRIGLKTISGRKITARGVKPKGKVQWQFKATYLYRIVEPSTGESFFYEFTHLNSECFQVFLNLVSAYFQGDIIVMQVDQAGAHRAKRLKIPKNIILLFQPAHAPETNPIERVWQHFKLGLRWKLPKDLDQLRALMRERLEVMTQEVIASIVGWDYILEALSVARI, encoded by the coding sequence ATGATTGCTTGGTTTGGCATTAATATAATCGGACTAAATGGCAAAGTGAGATTCTTTTGTCAAGATGAAACACGAATTGGGTTAAAGACAATTAGTGGAAGGAAGATCACAGCAAGAGGAGTCAAACCCAAAGGTAAAGTTCAGTGGCAGTTTAAGGCAACTTACCTCTATCGAATTGTAGAACCATCAACAGGGGAAAGCTTTTTCTATGAATTTACTCACCTTAATAGTGAATGCTTCCAAGTATTTCTGAACTTAGTAAGCGCATATTTTCAAGGTGACATCATCGTTATGCAAGTGGATCAAGCAGGAGCACACAGAGCAAAACGGTTAAAGATTCCTAAAAATATTATTTTGCTATTTCAGCCTGCCCATGCACCTGAGACTAATCCCATTGAAAGAGTGTGGCAGCATTTCAAATTAGGGTTGAGGTGGAAACTGCCAAAAGATCTTGACCAGTTGCGTGCATTAATGCGGGAAAGGTTAGAAGTTATGACTCAGGAGGTAATTGCTTCGATTGTTGGGTGGGATTATATTTTAGAGGCTTTATCTGTAGCTCGTATTTAA
- a CDS encoding peroxiredoxin, with product MTNDFTQALRVGLTAPDFTATAVIDQEFQTIKLSSYREKKYVVLFFYPLDFTFVCPTEITAFSDRYYEFKALDTEILGVSVDSEFAHLAWIQSDRKSGGIGDLNYPLVADITKSISAAYNVLIPEAGVALRGLFIIDKAGILQHTTINNLDVGRSVDETLRNLKAIQYTQANPNEVCPVGWQPGQATMTPTPKESKDFFASL from the coding sequence ATGACTAATGATTTTACTCAAGCTTTACGAGTAGGGCTAACTGCTCCCGACTTTACGGCTACGGCGGTTATCGATCAGGAATTTCAGACCATAAAACTTTCCAGCTATCGAGAGAAAAAATACGTTGTGCTGTTCTTTTATCCCTTGGACTTTACTTTTGTCTGTCCCACAGAAATTACGGCATTTAGCGATCGCTACTATGAGTTTAAAGCCCTTGATACGGAAATATTAGGTGTATCCGTAGATAGTGAATTTGCCCATTTGGCTTGGATTCAAAGCGATCGTAAATCAGGTGGTATCGGTGACTTAAATTATCCCCTAGTTGCTGACATTACCAAATCTATTAGTGCTGCCTACAATGTCCTCATTCCCGAAGCAGGTGTGGCATTAAGGGGGTTATTTATTATTGATAAAGCAGGAATTTTACAGCACACCACTATTAATAACCTTGATGTGGGGCGGAGTGTAGATGAAACCTTACGGAATCTGAAAGCGATTCAATATACCCAAGCTAATCCTAACGAAGTTTGTCCCGTAGGTTGGCAACCCGGTCAGGCAACGATGACACCCACACCGAAGGAGTCAAAGGATTTTTTTGCCAGTCTTTGA
- the purN gene encoding phosphoribosylglycinamide formyltransferase, whose product MLNYLGILASGSGSNMEAIANAISNKEINAQIRVVIYNNPDAKVKERAERLGIPAVLINHRDYKSREDLDRAIIQTLNEYQVNLVIMAGWMRVVTQVLIDAFSDRILNIHPSLLPSFRGTHAIDQALNYGVKIAGCTVHIVSLEVDSGKILEQAAVPVLTSDTVESLQQRIQVQEHIIYPKAIANFLAPVSNT is encoded by the coding sequence ATGCTTAATTATCTTGGGATTCTGGCTTCTGGTAGTGGCAGTAATATGGAGGCGATCGCCAATGCCATTAGTAATAAAGAAATTAATGCCCAAATTCGAGTGGTTATTTATAACAATCCCGATGCCAAGGTCAAAGAGAGGGCGGAAAGACTGGGAATTCCTGCGGTGCTAATTAATCATCGAGATTATAAAAGCCGTGAAGATTTAGATCGGGCAATTATTCAAACCCTAAATGAATATCAAGTTAATCTGGTGATTATGGCGGGTTGGATGCGGGTTGTGACTCAGGTATTAATTGATGCCTTTAGCGATCGCATTTTAAATATTCATCCCAGTCTATTACCGAGCTTTCGTGGTACCCATGCTATCGATCAGGCGTTAAATTATGGTGTAAAAATTGCTGGCTGTACGGTGCATATTGTTAGTTTGGAAGTAGATAGTGGCAAAATTTTAGAACAAGCGGCGGTACCAGTTTTAACAAGTGATACGGTTGAGTCCCTACAACAACGCATTCAGGTACAAGAGCATATAATTTATCCCAAGGCGATCGCTAATTTTCTAGCTCCAGTCTCAAATACCTGA
- a CDS encoding IS5/IS1182 family transposase codes for MYISKDIELIADKGYQRIKKLHKNSKTPNKKPRGKDLTKEQKQSNRTLARERIAIEHTFRKLKIFRILSGRYRNRRQHFGLRFNLITGTYNYELKLKLSS; via the coding sequence ATGTATATCAGTAAAGATATTGAGTTAATTGCTGATAAAGGATATCAACGGATAAAGAAGCTTCATAAAAATAGTAAAACCCCAAATAAAAAGCCAAGGGGTAAAGACTTAACAAAAGAACAAAAGCAATCTAATCGAACTTTAGCTAGGGAGAGAATTGCTATTGAACATACTTTTAGGAAACTAAAAATATTTAGAATATTATCTGGAAGGTATCGCAATCGAAGACAACATTTTGGGCTAAGGTTTAATTTGATTACTGGTACCTATAATTATGAGCTGAAATTAAAACTATCTTCTTAA
- a CDS encoding DUF4346 domain-containing protein yields the protein MPTPPETLVPNQIVIKHNQNIDENIDQIDAELSKRFIALDTAGYFIIYIDPIQKLIFAKHFTNEINAQGLATDPETGKVIPAKGQVKREPTRVFQAYTAKQLCVEIFENSSIPPVTMLDHAAYIGREAQKAEWALRQNQTYIQD from the coding sequence ATGCCCACTCCACCCGAAACATTAGTGCCGAACCAAATTGTCATTAAGCACAATCAAAATATTGATGAAAACATTGATCAAATTGATGCGGAACTGTCAAAACGGTTTATAGCACTGGATACGGCGGGCTATTTTATTATCTATATCGATCCAATTCAAAAGCTAATTTTTGCCAAGCACTTTACTAACGAGATCAACGCCCAAGGGTTAGCCACCGATCCAGAAACTGGCAAGGTGATTCCCGCTAAAGGACAAGTTAAACGGGAACCGACTAGGGTATTTCAGGCATATACCGCAAAACAATTATGTGTGGAAATTTTTGAAAATAGTTCTATACCCCCAGTGACCATGCTGGATCATGCCGCCTATATAGGCAGGGAGGCACAAAAGGCAGAGTGGGCTTTACGTCAAAATCAAACATATATTCAAGATTAA
- the smc gene encoding chromosome segregation protein SMC, with product MYIKHIELSRFKSFGNTTPIPMLPGFTVVSGPNGSGKSNILDALLFALGLSGSKGMRAERLPDLVNQEHSKKGKTVEASATVTFALDQPVNGLDEWIVSRRLRVTGQGTYTSTYYINGSPCTLTELHEQLASLRIYPEGYNVVLQGDVTSIISMNSRDRRAIIDELAGVGEFDRKIITAKEKLDDVKSQEDKFRIVEQELILAQEKLKSDRLKAQKYQALRQELATLESSEVVLHHRQLQQQQKQKLKQQANIRVTIKELDQELAELAQTIATSNLELEALNLKVKSLGEDEHLALTSEIATKNAELRALQRTQQESSNRDRTNQEQIGRIQTEISQYLQETEQLSRQRQAKEQEILDITQVRNRQLEIVTGYRTQLQAIASASTDWVKQQAQLQTEINNLLAQLDPQRQELTRLQERSQQWQLQIEALTNELNHLELNESSCDLDLTNIQALAQSHAIALSEALAETQTLKTTQERLINEQRLKSRQLDKLEAQTQATREIQGTRASQVIMEANLRGVHGLVAELGWVQPQYQSALGIAAGNRMTFLVVDDDGVAADAINLLKTQRAGRATFLPLNKLKRAGALPRFDPRCGAIDYALNLIEFDHEYLDVFAFIFGQTLIYERLDQARPHIGRYRMVTLDGDLLETTGAMTGGSSSNHTGMQFGNYAQKEPRESSEVIELSTRLEEIDRILQSLNQKLSSLQITAKTAETELQASKLQVQQLQQQSDRHTKQIQRQQQIQTQIQQQQTALNLSHGQMETLVTNITALESRLAIVRTNLANLESSSTHTDWQNSQTLVQTAEQELNHHELNLSAATQELERIQNQGHLNQEKINQRQSRLQELRSEQMGLLNAIAQSQTQAKGMESQILELQTKLNVVDQTLGAVKQERDQSDRNLRNHQAMQQQLQWQLQKQQEEQIEVTSQLLQIAQDIEKIELPNPISELPSDMTLEQLQMEVRRLQKRITAMEPVNMMAIAEYEATTNRLTELSERLETLSQERTELLLRIENFTTLRQRSFMQAFDAVNEHFKTIFAELSDGDGHLQLENPSAPLSGGLTLVAHPKGKQVTHLASMSGGEKSLTALSFIFALQRYRPSPFYAFDEVDMFLDGANVERLSAMVRKQAESAQFIVVSLRRPMIEAADRTIGVTQARGAHTQVLGLQLRSG from the coding sequence ATGTATATCAAGCACATTGAGCTATCCCGTTTTAAATCCTTTGGTAACACCACCCCCATTCCGATGTTGCCCGGTTTTACGGTGGTTTCAGGTCCTAATGGTTCGGGGAAATCTAATATTCTTGATGCTTTATTATTTGCCCTCGGTTTATCTGGTTCCAAGGGGATGCGGGCGGAGCGGCTACCAGATTTGGTAAATCAAGAACATAGCAAAAAGGGTAAGACCGTAGAAGCAAGTGCCACTGTGACCTTTGCCCTTGATCAACCAGTGAATGGCTTAGATGAATGGATTGTAAGCCGTAGATTACGAGTTACAGGACAGGGTACCTATACTTCTACCTATTACATTAATGGTTCGCCTTGCACCTTAACCGAACTCCATGAGCAGTTGGCTAGTTTGAGAATTTATCCCGAAGGCTACAACGTGGTTTTACAGGGAGATGTGACGAGCATTATTTCCATGAACTCCCGCGATCGCCGTGCCATTATTGATGAATTAGCAGGAGTGGGTGAATTTGATCGCAAAATTATTACTGCCAAAGAAAAGCTAGATGATGTCAAATCCCAAGAGGATAAGTTTCGGATTGTGGAGCAGGAATTGATCCTAGCACAGGAAAAACTGAAAAGCGATCGCCTCAAGGCACAAAAATATCAGGCATTACGGCAGGAATTAGCAACCTTAGAATCCTCAGAGGTAGTATTACACCACCGCCAACTGCAACAACAGCAAAAGCAGAAACTAAAGCAACAGGCTAATATTCGGGTCACGATTAAGGAACTCGATCAGGAATTAGCGGAACTAGCTCAAACTATTGCTACATCTAATTTAGAACTGGAAGCTTTGAATTTAAAGGTAAAAAGTTTAGGGGAAGATGAACATTTAGCATTAACCAGTGAAATTGCCACTAAAAATGCTGAACTCAGAGCCTTACAACGGACACAACAGGAATCTAGCAATCGCGATCGCACTAATCAAGAACAAATTGGACGTATCCAGACGGAAATCAGTCAATATTTACAAGAAACTGAGCAGCTATCTAGGCAGCGGCAAGCTAAGGAGCAGGAAATTCTAGATATAACCCAAGTCCGCAATCGGCAATTGGAAATTGTGACAGGTTATCGCACCCAATTACAGGCGATCGCCTCAGCTTCAACGGATTGGGTTAAACAACAAGCTCAACTACAAACCGAGATAAATAACTTATTAGCGCAACTCGATCCCCAACGCCAAGAACTCACCCGCCTGCAAGAGCGATCGCAACAATGGCAACTGCAAATTGAGGCATTAACCAATGAACTTAATCATCTGGAATTAAACGAATCTTCTTGCGATCTGGATTTAACTAATATTCAAGCCTTAGCTCAATCCCATGCGATCGCCCTCAGTGAAGCTTTAGCAGAAACTCAAACCCTAAAAACTACCCAAGAACGCTTAATTAATGAACAAAGGCTAAAATCTCGGCAGCTAGATAAATTAGAAGCACAGACTCAGGCTACGAGGGAAATTCAAGGTACAAGGGCATCCCAAGTAATTATGGAAGCGAACCTCAGGGGAGTACATGGCTTAGTGGCGGAACTGGGCTGGGTGCAACCGCAGTATCAATCAGCTTTAGGGATTGCGGCGGGAAATCGGATGACGTTTTTAGTAGTCGATGATGATGGGGTGGCTGCCGATGCCATTAACTTACTCAAAACCCAACGGGCGGGGCGGGCGACATTTTTACCCTTAAATAAACTGAAGCGGGCAGGGGCATTACCAAGATTCGATCCACGCTGCGGGGCGATCGATTACGCCTTGAATTTAATCGAATTTGATCATGAATATTTGGATGTGTTCGCTTTTATTTTCGGACAGACTTTAATTTATGAACGCCTAGATCAAGCCCGTCCTCACATTGGCAGGTACCGCATGGTGACATTGGATGGCGATCTATTGGAAACCACAGGAGCAATGACTGGCGGGAGTTCTAGTAATCACACGGGAATGCAGTTTGGTAATTATGCTCAAAAGGAACCAAGGGAATCATCGGAAGTGATTGAGCTATCGACAAGACTGGAAGAAATCGATCGGATATTGCAAAGCCTGAACCAAAAGCTCTCTAGTTTGCAAATTACCGCTAAGACTGCTGAAACCGAACTCCAAGCCTCAAAATTGCAGGTTCAACAACTACAACAACAAAGCGATCGCCATACCAAGCAAATCCAACGCCAGCAGCAAATCCAAACTCAAATTCAACAACAGCAAACCGCCCTAAATCTCAGTCATGGACAGATGGAAACCCTCGTTACGAATATTACAGCCCTCGAATCCCGCCTTGCCATTGTCAGAACTAATTTAGCCAACTTGGAATCCTCTAGTACCCATACCGATTGGCAAAACTCCCAAACCCTTGTCCAAACTGCCGAACAGGAACTAAATCACCATGAATTGAATCTCAGTGCTGCGACCCAAGAGTTAGAACGTATCCAAAATCAAGGGCATCTCAACCAGGAGAAGATTAATCAACGGCAGAGCCGACTACAAGAATTACGTTCTGAACAAATGGGATTGCTGAATGCGATCGCCCAATCTCAAACTCAAGCTAAAGGTATGGAGTCGCAAATTCTGGAACTACAAACTAAATTAAATGTGGTGGATCAAACCCTTGGCGCAGTTAAACAGGAACGGGATCAGAGCGATCGCAATCTCAGAAATCATCAAGCTATGCAGCAACAACTGCAATGGCAACTGCAAAAGCAACAGGAGGAACAAATAGAAGTTACATCTCAACTCCTACAAATTGCCCAAGATATTGAAAAAATTGAACTTCCTAATCCGATTTCTGAACTGCCATCAGATATGACCTTAGAACAGTTGCAAATGGAAGTACGGCGACTGCAAAAGCGCATTACGGCAATGGAACCAGTTAATATGATGGCGATCGCTGAATATGAAGCCACTACTAACCGCCTCACGGAACTCAGTGAACGCCTTGAAACCCTGAGCCAAGAACGCACAGAATTACTTTTACGCATTGAGAATTTTACAACTCTGCGCCAGAGATCGTTTATGCAAGCCTTTGATGCTGTCAACGAACATTTCAAAACCATTTTTGCCGAACTTTCCGATGGTGATGGACATTTGCAGTTAGAAAATCCCTCTGCCCCGCTTTCAGGTGGATTAACCCTAGTCGCCCATCCCAAGGGGAAACAGGTAACTCATCTTGCCTCCATGTCCGGAGGTGAAAAATCCCTCACTGCCCTTAGTTTCATCTTCGCTTTACAACGCTATCGCCCTTCACCTTTCTATGCCTTTGATGAAGTTGATATGTTCCTTGATGGTGCTAATGTGGAACGTTTATCAGCAATGGTGCGTAAACAGGCAGAATCCGCCCAGTTTATTGTGGTCAGTCTTCGCCGTCCTATGATTGAAGCCGCAGATCGAACCATCGGTGTTACTCAAGCTCGTGGCGCACATACTCAAGTTTTAGGCTTACAGTTGCGATCGGGTTAG
- a CDS encoding winged helix-turn-helix domain-containing protein, translated as MIKKLEEAEGFESYGQICQWLENQLGIKSNYKTVHHLVRYRLKARPKVTRPVSAGKSEEQVEAYKKTLPVL; from the coding sequence TTGATAAAAAAGCTGGAAGAAGCAGAAGGCTTTGAAAGTTATGGGCAGATCTGCCAATGGTTAGAGAACCAATTAGGAATCAAATCAAACTATAAAACTGTGCATCATCTAGTCCGATATCGGCTGAAAGCCAGACCGAAAGTGACACGTCCAGTCAGCGCAGGAAAGTCAGAAGAGCAAGTAGAAGCATATAAAAAAACCTTGCCAGTATTATAA
- a CDS encoding DsbA family protein, with protein sequence MNNLWVNLQSKINGIGRSLVLLLMLPLLLWGCGSSTAQADIDPKLESQVLEIIRKNPQVILESVQAYQKAQRDQQSQAQDQILKQIQAKPQAFIQNSPTKGATSQKLILTEFSDFQCPFCAKAHAVVKQFIASRGDRVTLVYKHFPLTNIHPNAEPASLASWAAQQQNKFWEFHDGLFENQSQLGEDLYISLATKLGLNVQKFNSDRQSEAAKQAVNKDVELGKAIGVPGTPFFIINGVPLQPSNDLLTDLENAVKG encoded by the coding sequence ATGAATAATTTGTGGGTAAATTTACAAAGTAAGATTAATGGAATTGGGCGATCGCTTGTCTTGCTTTTGATGTTGCCCTTGCTGCTGTGGGGCTGCGGCTCCTCTACGGCTCAGGCTGACATTGATCCCAAACTAGAATCACAGGTCTTAGAAATTATTCGCAAAAATCCCCAAGTTATTCTGGAGTCAGTGCAAGCTTATCAAAAGGCACAACGAGATCAACAATCTCAGGCACAGGATCAAATTTTAAAACAAATTCAAGCTAAGCCCCAAGCATTTATTCAAAACTCTCCCACTAAAGGGGCTACCAGTCAAAAGTTAATCCTGACGGAGTTTTCTGACTTTCAGTGTCCTTTCTGTGCCAAGGCACATGCTGTGGTCAAGCAGTTTATTGCCAGCCGTGGCGATCGCGTAACTTTAGTTTATAAGCATTTTCCTTTAACTAATATTCATCCCAATGCTGAACCCGCCTCCTTAGCATCATGGGCAGCCCAGCAACAAAATAAGTTTTGGGAATTTCATGATGGCTTATTTGAAAATCAAAGCCAACTAGGGGAAGATTTGTATATCTCTCTGGCAACTAAGCTCGGACTGAATGTGCAAAAATTTAATAGCGATCGCCAAAGTGAAGCAGCTAAACAAGCAGTTAATAAAGATGTGGAATTAGGGAAAGCGATCGGTGTCCCCGGAACTCCATTTTTCATCATTAATGGTGTACCACTGCAACCCTCCAATGACTTACTTACGGATTTAGAGAATGCCGTAAAAGGTTAA